In Devosia beringensis, a single window of DNA contains:
- a CDS encoding osmotically-inducible lipoprotein B, with product MKKFAPIALILVSALSISACTTTQRTVSGAAIGGAGGALVGGAVGGYGGAIVGGAGGAAAGALLANSTR from the coding sequence ATGAAGAAGTTTGCCCCCATTGCGCTGATCCTGGTCAGCGCGCTGTCGATCTCTGCCTGCACCACAACGCAACGGACTGTTTCGGGCGCGGCCATCGGGGGCGCCGGCGGCGCACTGGTGGGTGGCGCGGTCGGCGGTTATGGCGGCGCCATTGTCGGCGGTGCCGGCGGTGCGGCGGCCGGTGCGCTGCTGGCCAACAGCACGCGCTAG
- a CDS encoding tellurite resistance TerB family protein has translation MFNIDQILKALQTDPNTQRTAMTGAAGMAAGMLLSGGGLGKLAGNAVKIGAVAAVGGLAYNAWQNYQNNQQGAPASAPAPARDAFIPAASDTAAQEELGKTLVRAMIAAAKADGRIDADEKDAIFGKLKSMNLSSEEKAWVFDELSSPLDINAVVARADTPEHATEIYAASLVAISADTAAERAYLDALASKLKLDPALVGEIHKAAGEKAPEPAQAPPAPFAYTPSASNV, from the coding sequence ATGTTCAACATCGACCAGATCCTCAAAGCCCTCCAGACCGACCCCAATACCCAGCGCACCGCCATGACCGGCGCAGCCGGCATGGCTGCCGGCATGCTGCTGAGCGGTGGCGGCCTGGGCAAGCTGGCCGGCAATGCCGTCAAGATCGGCGCCGTGGCGGCCGTTGGCGGCCTCGCCTACAATGCCTGGCAGAATTATCAGAATAACCAGCAGGGTGCGCCTGCCAGCGCTCCTGCACCGGCGCGCGATGCCTTCATTCCCGCCGCCAGCGACACCGCGGCTCAGGAAGAACTTGGCAAGACCCTGGTGCGCGCCATGATCGCCGCCGCCAAGGCCGATGGCCGCATCGATGCCGACGAAAAGGACGCCATTTTCGGCAAGCTCAAATCGATGAACCTGTCGTCCGAAGAAAAGGCCTGGGTCTTCGACGAACTCTCCTCGCCCCTCGACATCAATGCCGTTGTCGCCCGCGCCGATACGCCTGAGCATGCCACCGAAATCTACGCCGCCTCGCTGGTCGCCATCTCGGCCGATACCGCCGCCGAGCGCGCCTATCTCGATGCCTTGGCCAGCAAGCTCAAGCTTGACCCGGCTTTGGTCGGCGAGATTCACAAGGCCGCCGGCGAAAAGGCGCCCGAGCCCGCACAAGCGCCGCCAGCCCCCTTCGCCTATACCCCATCGGCCAGCAACGTCTGA
- a CDS encoding fumarylacetoacetate hydrolase family protein, giving the protein MSDMDYPDGILVGRARVPGHDHPRIVTVRDGNVVDITAPGMATVRDIAESGSAAEHVRNATGTIVGSAETILANSMAGKTDLNRPSLLSPIDLQAVKASGVTFVVSLLERVIEEQARGDKSRADALRSEILALIGMDLSELVPGSETAAKVKAALIAKGVWSQYLEVGIGPDAEIFTKAQPMSSVGYGAEVGLHPSSSWNNPEPEVALLVTSAGEIIGATLGNDVNLRDVEGRSALLLGKAKDNNASASLGPFVRLFDGDFSLDTIKQAEIALRVEGEDGFVLDGHSSMSQISRTPESLVAATVGPHHQYPDGLVLYLGTMFAPVQDRGGAGMGFTHKLGDVVSISTSSLGTLSNRVNLSTKCPPWTYGASQLLRDLAKANLL; this is encoded by the coding sequence ATGAGCGACATGGACTATCCGGACGGCATTCTGGTGGGCCGCGCGCGCGTGCCGGGCCATGACCATCCGCGCATCGTGACGGTGCGCGACGGCAATGTGGTCGATATCACCGCCCCCGGCATGGCCACGGTGCGCGATATCGCCGAGAGCGGAAGCGCGGCTGAACATGTGCGGAACGCGACTGGGACAATTGTCGGTTCGGCCGAGACAATCCTGGCCAATAGCATGGCCGGCAAGACCGACCTGAACCGGCCGAGCCTGCTATCCCCCATCGATCTGCAAGCCGTCAAGGCATCGGGCGTCACCTTTGTCGTTTCGCTGCTGGAAAGAGTAATCGAAGAACAGGCCCGCGGGGACAAGTCGCGTGCCGATGCGCTGCGCAGCGAGATTCTGGCGCTGATCGGGATGGATTTGAGCGAGCTAGTGCCGGGCTCGGAGACGGCGGCCAAGGTCAAGGCGGCGCTGATCGCCAAGGGCGTGTGGAGCCAGTATCTGGAAGTCGGGATCGGGCCCGATGCCGAGATCTTCACCAAGGCCCAGCCGATGAGCTCGGTGGGCTATGGCGCCGAAGTGGGGCTGCATCCGAGCTCGAGCTGGAACAATCCGGAGCCCGAAGTGGCGCTGCTGGTGACCAGCGCGGGCGAGATCATCGGCGCGACGCTGGGCAATGACGTCAATCTGCGCGACGTGGAAGGCCGCTCGGCCCTGCTGCTGGGCAAGGCCAAGGACAATAATGCCTCGGCCTCGCTGGGGCCATTCGTGCGGCTGTTCGACGGCGACTTCAGCCTCGATACCATAAAGCAGGCCGAGATCGCGCTGCGGGTCGAGGGCGAAGACGGTTTCGTGCTGGACGGGCATTCGTCGATGAGCCAGATTTCGCGCACGCCGGAATCGCTGGTCGCGGCGACGGTGGGCCCGCATCATCAATATCCCGACGGGCTGGTGCTCTATCTGGGCACCATGTTTGCCCCGGTGCAGGATCGCGGCGGCGCCGGCATGGGTTTTACCCACAAGCTGGGCGACGTGGTCTCGATCTCGACATCGAGCCTGGGCACCCTATCTAACAGGGTGAACCTCTCCACCAAATGTCCGCCCTGGACCTATGGCGCCAGCCAGCTGCTGCGTGACCTGGCCAAGGCTAATCTTCTCTAG
- a CDS encoding OmpA family protein, translating into MAMLPLSVRAQDGNLVAAYQAYAAAQASGDAAALEAAQGTLTELCIVAGYASIDECIAAISAPAPEAAPAPEAAPAPEAAPVEAPAPDADAEAAAAAAEAQAAAEAQAAADAQAAADAQAAADAEAQAAADAQAAADAEAQAASEAQAAQARAAADAEAAAAATAAEEAAPAPAAEEAAPAPAAEEAAPAPEAAPVEEAAPAPEVAPEVAPEVPAAEVAPVEAPTMDISAELQVQVDLYNAAIADMMAGGDPAAAQAQMAAAQQSIADLCAQAGMTDTTACLAEYGLSLPVVPNMEVPPAVVDPAIDPALDVAPVAPTDQPVELIETLPEGVTQEQVAPVLDSAKDSDATPAADPAANAEVAVEAAPAEAEAAPPESDSAAQSDAIRAFAAEEPVSLAAEQGTEVTATENTTVNQTVVNNYVNNITNNTTVTNNTQNNIGQQNNVTVIEQAPVASVSGGDLITQVILQVGTQLIVNSVGLDTDRFYNAQEDEIFYENLSNGRTRETITRPDGTQIVTVRNSNGDVLRRSRFDPSGREYVLANFDEQYYDNLVTWRDPGQDLPPLRLNIPVQDYVLDAAYADERQVQTFFSQPPVEQVARLYSIDEVKRSARVRDSVRKLEVGGLTFDTGAATISRDQVSTLSNVANAMLQLLATNPGETFLIEGHTDAVGSDTSNLLLSDSRAATVARLLTDFYGVPPENLATQGYGERYLKIRTEAGERENRRVTIRRITPLITVAGQ; encoded by the coding sequence ATGGCCATGCTCCCGCTGTCTGTCCGCGCTCAGGACGGCAACCTCGTGGCCGCCTACCAGGCCTACGCCGCTGCCCAGGCATCCGGTGACGCTGCCGCCCTCGAGGCCGCCCAGGGCACGCTGACCGAACTGTGCATCGTCGCCGGCTATGCCAGCATTGACGAGTGCATTGCAGCGATCTCCGCGCCGGCACCAGAAGCTGCTCCCGCTCCCGAAGCCGCCCCGGCCCCTGAGGCCGCGCCGGTAGAAGCGCCCGCACCAGATGCGGATGCAGAGGCCGCTGCCGCTGCCGCTGAGGCCCAGGCTGCCGCTGAAGCGCAGGCTGCTGCCGACGCCCAGGCTGCCGCTGACGCCCAGGCCGCCGCCGATGCGGAAGCTCAGGCCGCAGCCGATGCTCAGGCTGCCGCTGACGCGGAGGCCCAGGCCGCTAGCGAAGCGCAGGCTGCCCAGGCCCGCGCTGCTGCCGATGCAGAAGCTGCCGCTGCAGCAACTGCTGCTGAAGAGGCTGCCCCTGCTCCTGCAGCCGAAGAAGCTGCCCCGGCCCCTGCTGCTGAAGAAGCTGCCCCAGCACCTGAAGCGGCTCCAGTCGAAGAGGCCGCGCCAGCACCTGAAGTGGCTCCCGAAGTCGCCCCCGAGGTTCCTGCTGCCGAAGTCGCGCCGGTTGAAGCGCCAACCATGGACATCTCTGCCGAGCTGCAGGTTCAGGTCGACCTTTACAACGCCGCCATTGCCGACATGATGGCCGGTGGCGATCCGGCTGCCGCACAGGCTCAGATGGCCGCTGCCCAGCAGTCCATTGCCGACCTCTGCGCCCAGGCTGGCATGACCGACACCACCGCGTGTCTGGCAGAGTACGGCCTGTCGCTCCCGGTCGTCCCCAATATGGAAGTCCCCCCGGCTGTCGTTGATCCCGCAATTGACCCTGCGCTCGACGTGGCACCCGTTGCCCCCACCGACCAGCCTGTCGAACTGATCGAGACCCTGCCTGAAGGCGTGACGCAGGAGCAGGTTGCGCCTGTGCTTGATAGCGCCAAGGACTCCGATGCCACCCCGGCAGCGGATCCCGCCGCCAATGCGGAAGTGGCCGTTGAAGCCGCCCCGGCTGAAGCAGAAGCTGCACCACCGGAGTCCGATAGTGCTGCCCAGTCCGACGCGATCCGCGCCTTTGCTGCCGAAGAGCCCGTCTCGCTGGCCGCAGAACAGGGCACGGAAGTGACCGCGACGGAAAACACGACTGTCAACCAGACCGTCGTCAACAACTACGTCAACAACATCACCAACAACACGACCGTCACCAACAATACGCAGAACAATATCGGTCAGCAGAACAATGTGACGGTTATTGAACAGGCGCCTGTTGCCAGCGTCAGCGGTGGCGACCTCATCACCCAGGTGATCCTGCAGGTCGGCACCCAGCTCATCGTCAATTCGGTGGGCCTGGATACGGACCGGTTCTACAATGCCCAGGAAGACGAGATCTTCTATGAAAACCTGAGCAATGGCCGTACCCGTGAAACCATCACGCGTCCTGACGGCACCCAGATCGTGACCGTGCGCAACAGCAATGGCGACGTCCTGCGTCGCTCGCGCTTCGATCCATCCGGTCGCGAATATGTCTTGGCCAATTTTGACGAGCAGTATTACGACAACCTCGTCACCTGGCGTGACCCGGGCCAGGATCTGCCTCCCCTGCGCCTCAACATCCCAGTGCAGGATTATGTGCTCGACGCGGCCTATGCCGACGAACGCCAGGTCCAGACCTTCTTCAGCCAGCCACCGGTGGAACAGGTCGCTCGCCTCTACTCCATCGACGAGGTCAAGCGGTCGGCTCGTGTCCGCGACAGCGTGCGCAAGCTGGAAGTGGGCGGCCTGACCTTCGATACCGGTGCGGCGACTATCAGCCGTGACCAGGTGAGCACCCTGTCCAATGTGGCCAATGCCATGTTGCAGCTGCTCGCGACCAATCCTGGTGAAACCTTCCTCATCGAAGGGCACACCGATGCGGTCGGCTCGGACACGTCCAACCTGCTGCTCTCGGACTCGCGTGCCGCCACCGTTGCGCGCCTGCTCACCGACTTCTACGGCGTGCCGCCGGAAAACCTGGCCACCCAGGGTTATGGCGAGCGCTATCTCAAGATCCGCACCGAAGCGGGCGAACGCGAGAACCGTCGGGTCACTATCCGCCGCATCACGCCGCTGATCACCGTCGCCGGTCAGTAA
- a CDS encoding sulfite exporter TauE/SafE family protein: MDLIAQYWPFVAGLMVTGVVSGIAAGLLGIGGGAIIVPALGTALSVMGYDSDVVQHVAVGTSLAIIIPTGIVSARSHYKRGALDVATLRLWVPFIVAGTFIGGLVAGFFSGDVLRVVFAVMAFLIAANIVFGFQTKVMGHLHGSAVTHRISASVVGFISALMGIGGGSLSVPTLVAFGASMHAAVGTSAAIGVAIAVSGTLGFVLSGWGVAGLPPLSLGYVNLVALALVAVLAALCAPLGAALAHRLNQQTLKYVFAGFLVLVGLNMVWKVLAG, from the coding sequence GTGGACCTCATTGCGCAATACTGGCCCTTCGTGGCCGGGCTGATGGTGACTGGCGTGGTGTCGGGGATCGCGGCGGGCCTGCTGGGCATTGGCGGCGGGGCGATCATCGTGCCGGCTTTGGGCACGGCGCTGTCGGTGATGGGCTATGATTCCGATGTGGTCCAGCATGTGGCGGTGGGCACGTCGCTGGCCATCATCATTCCGACCGGGATTGTCAGCGCACGATCGCACTACAAGCGCGGGGCGCTCGACGTGGCGACGCTGCGCCTGTGGGTGCCGTTCATCGTGGCGGGCACCTTTATCGGCGGCCTCGTGGCGGGGTTCTTCTCCGGCGATGTGCTGCGCGTGGTGTTTGCGGTGATGGCGTTCTTGATTGCCGCCAATATCGTTTTCGGCTTCCAGACCAAGGTGATGGGGCATCTGCACGGATCGGCCGTGACGCACCGGATCTCGGCCAGCGTGGTGGGCTTCATCTCGGCGCTGATGGGTATCGGGGGCGGCTCGCTGAGCGTGCCGACGCTGGTGGCGTTTGGCGCCAGCATGCATGCAGCGGTGGGCACCTCGGCGGCCATCGGGGTGGCCATCGCGGTGTCGGGAACGCTGGGCTTTGTGCTGTCGGGCTGGGGCGTGGCGGGGCTGCCGCCGCTGAGCCTGGGTTATGTCAACCTGGTGGCACTGGCCCTGGTGGCCGTGCTGGCGGCGCTCTGTGCTCCGCTTGGCGCGGCACTGGCACACCGGCTGAACCAGCAGACGCTGAAATATGTGTTCGCCGGATTTCTGGTGCTGGTCGGGCTCAACATGGTCTGGAAAGTGCTGGCCGGCTGA
- a CDS encoding aminotransferase-like domain-containing protein, which yields MADTDLPVHERLASAVEAAIAAGQFRAGERLPTHRQLAQQFAVSIGSVTRAIDALSARGVVRGEIGRGTFVLEQDDADDGGVVDLTINAPPPVIALARLNAASLIANRGALALAHGGYVDPSGTERQRAVIAGWISQTRTPLRADEILLCNGAQQGLHLAFAVLQPRSSVILTERATFPGALAAAANLGMRMAPVAVDGEGMLPAALDEALTESGAKIIYTTPVCQNPLGFETGPARRREIAALAERHDAMIVEDDIYGIYAAKGRLTYRELLPDRVIYVTSLSKSVTPLVREGVIAPPPALMAAVRKRLRAECWGLPPYIGELAAAVIETGLASEAAGVLRGEAKARLELTQQMLGLVTVPMPEGAPHVWLAMDPLKAEQFARRASEAGVRITPPSATQVGDAPVAGVRLCIMAPPVRPMLVRALTVLAGILGSDEDVVV from the coding sequence ATGGCGGACACGGATCTGCCGGTGCATGAGCGGTTGGCCAGCGCCGTGGAGGCCGCCATCGCGGCGGGGCAGTTTCGTGCGGGCGAGCGATTGCCGACGCATCGGCAGCTGGCGCAGCAATTCGCGGTATCGATCGGCAGCGTGACGCGGGCGATTGATGCGCTCAGCGCGCGCGGCGTGGTGCGCGGCGAGATCGGCCGCGGCACCTTCGTGCTGGAACAGGACGATGCCGATGATGGCGGGGTGGTGGACCTGACCATCAACGCGCCGCCGCCGGTCATCGCGCTGGCGCGGCTCAATGCGGCCAGTCTCATCGCCAATCGGGGGGCGCTGGCGCTGGCCCATGGTGGTTATGTCGACCCCAGCGGCACCGAGCGGCAGCGCGCGGTGATCGCCGGCTGGATCAGCCAGACGCGCACGCCGCTGCGGGCCGACGAGATCCTGCTCTGCAATGGCGCACAGCAGGGGCTGCACCTGGCCTTTGCCGTGCTGCAGCCGCGCTCGAGCGTGATCCTGACCGAAAGGGCGACCTTTCCCGGGGCGCTGGCGGCGGCGGCCAATCTGGGCATGCGCATGGCGCCAGTCGCGGTGGATGGCGAGGGCATGCTGCCAGCGGCGCTGGACGAGGCGCTGACGGAAAGCGGGGCCAAGATCATCTATACGACGCCGGTCTGCCAGAACCCGCTGGGGTTCGAGACCGGGCCGGCGCGGCGGCGCGAGATCGCGGCTTTAGCCGAACGGCATGATGCCATGATCGTCGAGGACGACATCTACGGGATCTATGCGGCCAAGGGGCGGCTGACCTATCGCGAACTGCTGCCCGACCGGGTGATCTATGTGACGAGCCTCTCCAAAAGCGTGACGCCGCTGGTGCGCGAGGGGGTGATCGCGCCGCCGCCCGCGCTGATGGCGGCGGTGCGCAAAAGATTGCGGGCGGAATGCTGGGGGCTGCCGCCCTATATCGGCGAGCTGGCAGCAGCCGTGATCGAGACCGGGCTGGCGAGCGAAGCGGCCGGCGTGCTGCGGGGCGAGGCCAAGGCGCGGCTGGAGCTGACGCAGCAGATGCTGGGCCTCGTCACCGTGCCGATGCCCGAGGGGGCGCCGCATGTCTGGCTGGCGATGGACCCGCTCAAGGCCGAGCAGTTTGCGCGCCGCGCCAGCGAGGCCGGCGTTCGCATTACCCCTCCCTCGGCCACCCAGGTGGGCGACGCGCCGGTGGCGGGCGTGCGGCTGTGCATCATGGCGCCGCCGGTGCGGCCGATGCTGGTGCGGGCGCTGACCGTGCTGGCCGGGATCTTGGGCAGCGACGAGGACGTGGTGGTCTAG
- a CDS encoding secondary thiamine-phosphate synthase enzyme YjbQ has translation MQQAIETLSVSTQGQGLYEFTAAVEKFVANADVATGLLTVFVRHTSCSLLIQENADDDVKTDLEGFFARLVPEGMDWLVHTTEGPDDMPGHIKAALTQTSIGIPISEGVPVFGTWQGIYLYEHRSRPHRRDVVLHLIGDR, from the coding sequence ATGCAACAAGCGATCGAAACCCTTTCCGTTTCCACCCAGGGGCAGGGGCTTTACGAGTTCACCGCCGCGGTGGAAAAGTTCGTGGCCAATGCCGATGTCGCGACGGGTCTGCTGACGGTGTTTGTCCGGCATACGTCGTGCTCGCTGCTGATCCAGGAAAATGCCGATGACGACGTCAAGACCGACCTCGAAGGCTTCTTTGCCCGGCTGGTGCCCGAGGGCATGGACTGGCTGGTGCATACCACCGAGGGGCCTGATGACATGCCTGGCCATATCAAGGCGGCGCTGACGCAGACCTCGATCGGCATTCCGATCAGCGAGGGCGTGCCGGTATTCGGCACCTGGCAGGGCATCTATCTTTACGAGCACCGCAGCCGGCCGCATCGCCGCGACGTGGTGCTGCATCTGATTGGAGACAGGTAG
- a CDS encoding aldehyde dehydrogenase family protein, whose protein sequence is MAELHKNLINGEWVGADGVENINPSNIKEVVGVYARATAEDTKQAIAAAKAAFPAWSRSGILERHAILSKASQEILARKAELGELLSREEGKTLPEGIGEVTRAAQIFDFFAGEVLRLAGEVLPSVRPGVGVEITREPIGVIGIITPWNFPIAIPTWKMAPAIAYGNTVVIKPADLVPGSTWAIVDILHRAGLPHGVVNLVMGKGSVVGQTMLESKDVNAISFTGSVGTGKRVAAASIEVGRKFQLEMGGKNPTVVLDDADLKVAVESVAQSAFFSTGQRCTASSRVIVTEGIHDAFVDALCERTKNLRVGDALDKNTEIGPVVDPGQLKQDMDYIAIGQAEGATLRVGGNRVNAPTEGYFLQPTLFTEATNQMRISREEIFGPVASVIRVKNYEEALATANDTEFGLSAGIVTTSLKYATHFKRNAEAGMVMVNVPTAGVDFHVPFGGRKGSSYGSREQGKYAAEFFTVVKTAYTAAG, encoded by the coding sequence ATGGCTGAACTGCACAAGAACCTCATCAACGGGGAATGGGTTGGCGCGGACGGCGTCGAGAACATCAATCCCTCCAATATCAAGGAAGTCGTGGGCGTCTATGCGCGAGCGACCGCCGAAGACACCAAGCAGGCCATCGCGGCTGCCAAGGCAGCCTTCCCGGCCTGGTCGCGCTCGGGCATTCTCGAGCGCCATGCGATCTTGTCCAAGGCCAGCCAGGAAATCCTGGCGCGCAAGGCCGAGCTGGGCGAGCTGCTGAGCCGGGAAGAGGGCAAGACGCTGCCCGAGGGCATTGGCGAAGTGACGCGCGCGGCGCAGATTTTCGACTTCTTTGCCGGCGAAGTGCTGCGGCTGGCGGGCGAAGTGCTGCCATCGGTCCGTCCCGGCGTGGGCGTGGAAATCACGCGCGAGCCCATCGGGGTGATCGGCATCATCACGCCGTGGAACTTCCCAATTGCCATTCCGACCTGGAAAATGGCGCCCGCCATTGCCTATGGCAATACGGTGGTGATCAAGCCAGCCGACCTGGTGCCGGGCTCGACCTGGGCGATCGTGGACATCCTGCATCGGGCCGGCCTGCCGCATGGCGTGGTCAATCTGGTGATGGGCAAGGGCTCGGTCGTCGGGCAGACCATGCTGGAGAGCAAGGACGTCAACGCCATCAGCTTTACCGGCTCGGTGGGCACGGGCAAGCGCGTGGCGGCAGCCTCGATCGAGGTGGGCCGCAAGTTCCAGCTCGAAATGGGCGGCAAGAACCCGACCGTGGTGCTGGACGACGCCGACCTCAAGGTCGCTGTCGAGAGCGTGGCGCAGTCGGCCTTCTTCTCGACCGGGCAGCGCTGCACGGCCAGCTCGCGCGTCATCGTCACCGAGGGCATTCATGACGCCTTTGTCGATGCGCTGTGCGAACGCACCAAGAATCTGCGGGTCGGCGATGCGCTGGACAAGAATACGGAAATCGGCCCGGTGGTTGATCCCGGCCAGCTCAAGCAGGACATGGACTATATCGCCATCGGCCAGGCCGAAGGCGCGACGCTGCGCGTTGGCGGCAACCGGGTGAATGCCCCGACCGAGGGCTATTTCCTGCAGCCGACGCTGTTCACCGAGGCGACCAACCAGATGCGCATCAGCCGCGAAGAGATCTTCGGGCCAGTGGCTTCGGTCATTCGCGTCAAGAACTATGAAGAGGCGCTGGCGACGGCCAACGATACCGAATTCGGCCTCAGCGCCGGCATCGTCACCACCTCGCTGAAATATGCCACCCACTTCAAGCGCAATGCCGAAGCCGGCATGGTGATGGTCAATGTGCCGACGGCGGGCGTGGATTTCCACGTGCCGTTCGGCGGCCGCAAGGGCTCGAGCTACGGCTCGCGCGAGCAGGGCAAGTATGCCGCCGAGTTCTTCACGGTGGTCAAGACGGCCTATACCGCTGCCGGCTAA
- a CDS encoding SIMPL domain-containing protein, with amino-acid sequence MRRFTALIPFALLAGLTLPAYAGTISIEGRGEVAAAPDMAMVNSGVTTQGATAREALDANTAAMAELIAALKGTGIEARDIQTSGFSVSPNYVYSEDRDANGYTLPPKINGYQVSNTVTVKVRQLEELGTILDKSVTVGANTVNGVSFSVADPSELLNKAREAAFADAQAKAELYATAAGSALDEIVSISETQGFNDPQPYPMYARAEMADSAKVPVEAGELSFAINVSVQWELADDKK; translated from the coding sequence ATGCGTCGCTTCACTGCCCTCATTCCCTTTGCCCTGCTCGCCGGGCTGACCCTGCCCGCCTATGCCGGCACGATCTCCATCGAGGGGCGCGGCGAAGTCGCGGCTGCCCCCGATATGGCCATGGTCAATTCCGGCGTCACCACCCAGGGCGCCACCGCGCGCGAGGCACTCGACGCCAATACCGCCGCCATGGCCGAGCTGATCGCCGCCCTCAAGGGCACCGGCATTGAAGCCCGCGACATCCAGACCTCCGGCTTCTCGGTCAGTCCCAACTATGTCTATTCCGAAGACCGCGATGCCAACGGCTATACCCTGCCGCCCAAGATCAACGGCTACCAGGTCAGCAACACCGTTACCGTCAAGGTGCGCCAGCTCGAAGAACTCGGCACCATCCTCGACAAGTCGGTGACCGTCGGCGCCAATACCGTCAACGGCGTCAGCTTCTCGGTGGCCGATCCGAGCGAGCTTCTCAACAAGGCCCGCGAGGCCGCCTTTGCCGATGCCCAGGCCAAGGCCGAGCTCTATGCCACCGCCGCCGGCAGCGCGCTCGATGAGATCGTGTCGATTTCCGAGACGCAGGGCTTCAATGATCCCCAGCCCTACCCCATGTATGCTCGAGCCGAGATGGCAGACAGCGCCAAGGTGCCGGTCGAAGCGGGCGAATTGAGCTTTGCCATCAATGTCAGCGTGCAGTGGGAACTGGCTGACGACAAGAAATAA
- a CDS encoding rhodanese-like domain-containing protein has translation MMSLVSDYRVGSPEVAVTHFNQRLALETDCADVQACLSTGDVDFVLLHVVGSAQAFARRHVPGALHLPHRQITAERMAAWPDETLFVVYCAGPHCNGADQAALKLARLGRPVKLMIGGLAGWADEGFAFSTTFDAS, from the coding sequence GTGATGAGTCTGGTGAGTGACTACAGGGTGGGATCGCCCGAGGTGGCGGTGACCCATTTCAACCAGCGGCTGGCGCTGGAGACCGACTGCGCCGATGTGCAGGCGTGCCTGAGCACTGGCGATGTCGACTTCGTGCTGCTGCATGTGGTGGGGTCGGCGCAGGCGTTTGCGCGGCGGCATGTGCCGGGAGCGCTGCATCTGCCGCATCGGCAGATCACGGCCGAGCGGATGGCCGCGTGGCCGGACGAGACGCTGTTCGTGGTCTATTGCGCCGGGCCGCACTGCAATGGCGCCGATCAGGCGGCGCTCAAGCTGGCGCGGCTGGGGCGCCCGGTCAAGCTGATGATCGGCGGCCTGGCCGGCTGGGCCGATGAGGGCTTTGCCTTTAGCACCACATTCGATGCGTCGTAG
- a CDS encoding aminotransferase-like domain-containing protein, whose product MDQPDFRLSSRAQGLKASEIRELLKLVGKPTMISFAGGIPDPALFNIGLFQRACLHAFGGPQIAREALQYSTTEGYAPLRQFLAAHMQALGVPARADNILVTTGSQQALDLIGKLLIDPGSTVLTARPTYLGALQAFAAYEARFASLDTPRPVGADAPRLLYLTPDFANPTGLTMGLAARQQALDSARALNAIVVEDGAYTALRYDGAPLPAIAALDAAAGSMETMRTLYCGSFSKTLSPGLRVGWVCGPAALIRKLTLLKQSADLHTASINQLVMHQVALAGLDAQIAAIRSVYRTRRDAMLAALERYAPPGLHWQKPEGGMFIWLDLPAHLDAGALLDQAIAQGVAFIPGAAFFPDGSGRNSLRLSFSLCDEAQIELGIFKLCALFGRQSLSRAVSVH is encoded by the coding sequence ATGGACCAGCCCGATTTTCGCCTCTCCAGCCGCGCCCAGGGCCTCAAGGCGTCGGAAATCCGCGAACTGCTCAAGCTGGTCGGCAAACCCACCATGATCTCCTTTGCCGGCGGCATCCCCGATCCGGCTCTATTCAATATCGGCCTGTTCCAGCGCGCCTGCCTGCACGCCTTTGGCGGCCCGCAGATCGCGCGCGAGGCGCTGCAATATTCCACCACCGAGGGCTATGCCCCGCTGCGCCAGTTTCTCGCCGCGCACATGCAGGCCCTGGGTGTCCCGGCCCGGGCGGACAATATCCTTGTCACCACCGGCTCCCAACAGGCGCTTGATCTGATTGGCAAATTGCTGATCGATCCAGGCAGCACCGTGCTCACCGCCCGCCCCACCTATCTGGGCGCGCTGCAGGCCTTTGCCGCCTATGAGGCCCGCTTTGCCAGCCTCGACACGCCTCGGCCGGTTGGCGCCGATGCCCCGCGCCTGCTCTATCTCACCCCCGATTTTGCCAACCCCACCGGGCTGACCATGGGCCTTGCCGCCCGCCAGCAGGCGCTCGATTCCGCCCGCGCCCTCAATGCCATCGTGGTCGAGGACGGCGCCTATACCGCCCTGCGCTATGACGGCGCGCCCCTGCCCGCCATCGCCGCGCTCGACGCCGCCGCCGGCAGCATGGAAACCATGCGCACGCTCTATTGCGGCAGCTTTTCCAAGACCCTGTCGCCCGGCCTGCGCGTCGGCTGGGTCTGCGGTCCCGCCGCGCTGATCCGCAAGCTGACCCTGCTCAAGCAGAGTGCGGACCTCCATACCGCCAGCATCAACCAGCTGGTCATGCACCAGGTCGCCCTGGCCGGGCTCGACGCCCAGATCGCCGCCATCCGCAGCGTCTATCGCACCAGGCGCGACGCCATGCTGGCAGCGCTTGAGCGCTATGCCCCGCCCGGCCTGCACTGGCAAAAGCCCGAGGGCGGCATGTTCATCTGGCTCGATCTGCCCGCCCATCTCGATGCGGGCGCGCTGCTCGATCAGGCCATCGCCCAGGGCGTCGCCTTTATTCCCGGCGCCGCCTTCTTCCCCGATGGCAGCGGCCGCAACAGCCTGCGCCTGAGCTTCTCGCTCTGCGACGAGGCCCAGATCGAGCTGGGCATCTTCAAGCTCTGCGCCCTGTTCGGCCGCCAGTCCCTGTCTCGTGCCGTCAGCGTCCACTAA